The DNA region ATGCGTAATGTCATCAAGTCCACCAAGCGCTGGAGCGCGTTCACCGCGCTCGCGCTGACCACCACGGTGGTCGCGGCCTGCGGCGGCGGTGCCAGCGACGTCGCGGGGGAGGGTCCCACCCCGGACGCCGACACCACGCTCACGCTGGTGGCGTTCGCGGTGCCCGAACCGGGCTGGTCCAAGGTGGGTCCGGCGTTCGCCGCGACCCCGGAGGGCGAAGGCGTCGCCGTCACCGCCTCCTACGGCGCCTCCGGCGACCAGTCCCGCGGTGTCGAATCGGGCAAGCCCGCTGACATCGTGAACTTCTCGGTGGAACCCGACATCACCCGGCTCGTGAAAGCCGGTCTGGTCGACGAGAATTGGGACAGCAGTGCCCATCAAGGTCTGCCGTTCGGGTCGGTGGTGACGTTCGCGGTGCGCGAGGGCAACCCGAAGAACATCCGCGACTGGGACGATCTGCTGCGCCCCGACGTCGAGGTCATCACACCCAGCCCGCTGAGTTCGGGCGCCGCCAAGTGGAACCTGTTGGCGCCGTACGCGGCCAAGAGCAACGGCGGTCAGGATCACGAGGCCGGCATCGCCTTCGTCGAGGAACTGGTCACCGAGCACGTCAAGCTGCGTCCGGGCTCGGGCCGCGAAGCCACCGACGTGTTCCGCCAGGGCACCGGCGATGTGCTGCTGGCCTACGAGAACGAGGCGCTGAACTTCGACCTCGAACACGTCAACCCGCCGCAGACCTTCAAGATCGAGAACCCCGTCGCCGTGGTGAACACCAGCAAGCACCCGGAGAAGGCGACCCAGTTCGTGAACTTCCAGTTCACCCCGCAGGCCCAGCGACTGTGGGCCGAGGCCGGGTTCCGCCCGGTCGATCCGGCCGTCACCGAGGAGTTCGCGGCCAAGTTCCCGGCCCCGGAGAAGCTCTGGACCATTCGGGATCTGGGCGGCTGGGCGGAGGTTGACGCCAAGCTGTTCGACAAGGACAACGGCACCATCACGCAGATTTACAAGAAGGCCACTGGGTGACGACCGTCGTCGACCCCGACCCGGCAGCGGGCCGTCCGGAACCCACCCCGGACGGCTCGGCGCGCCGGCGTCGAGGCCTGCGATTCCCGTCGCGCCAAGACAGCACCAACGTGCAACTCGGCGTCGCGGTGCTGTGGCTGTCCCTGATCGTGTTGCTGCCGCTGGCCGCCATCCTGTGGACGTCGGCGCAGGGCGGCTGGGAGGCGTTCTGGTCCGCCGTGACGACGCCCTCGGCGTTGGCGTCGTTCCGGGTGACGCTCACCATCTCGGTGGTCGTGACGCTGGTCAACGCGGTGTTCGGGCTGCTGATCGCTTGGGTCCTGGTCCGCGATGAATTCCCGTTCAAGCGAGCCGTCGACGCGATCATCGATCTGCCGTTCGCGTTGCCGACGATCGTGGCGAGCCTGGTGCTGCTGTCGCTCTACGGCCCCGGCAGCCCCGCCGGCATCCACATCCAGCACACCGGCTGGGGCGTGGGGCTGGCCCTGGCGTTCGTCACACTGCCGTTTGTGGTGCGCGCGGTGCAACCGGTGCTGCTCGAAGTGGACCGGGAGGTCGAAGAGGCGGCCGCCTCGCTGGGCGCCAACAATCTGACGATCTTCATCCGGGTCATCCTGCCGGCGCTCGCCCCGGCCCTGCTTTCCGGCGCGGGGCTGGCGTTTTCCCGGGCCATCGGCGAGTTCGGTTCGATCGTGTTGATCGGCGGGGCGATTCCCGGCAAGACCGAGGTGTCCTCGCAGTGGATTCGCACGCTCATCGAGAACGACGATCCCGTGGGCGCCGCCGCGATATCGATAGTGCTGCTGGTGATCTCGTTCGGGGTGCTGTTCGCGCTGCGCTATCTCGGTGCGCGGGCCGCGCGCCGCGAGGAGGCGCGATGATCCTGTCCGGTAGCACGCGGCTCACGCTGCGGCTCATCGCGTCGTTCTACATCTTCGCGCTACTGGTGGTTCCGCTGGGCGCCATCCTGTGGCGTGCGTTCGCACCGGGCATCGGGGAGTTCTGGGCCTCGATCACCACCCCGGCCGCGCAGTCGGCGTTGCAGCTGTCGCTGCTGGTGGTGGCCATCGTGGTGCCGCTGAACGTGATCTTCGGCGTACCCACCGCCATCGTGTTGGCCCGCAAGCGCTTCCGGGGCAAGAGTGCCCTGCAGGCCGTGATCGATCTGCCGTTCGCGGTGTCGCCGGTGGTCATCGGTGTCGCGCTGATCGTGTTGTGGGGCAGTGCGGGGCTGTTCGGATTCGTGGAGAACGGCTGGGGACTGAAGATCATCTTCGGCTTCCCCGGCATCGTATTGGCGAGTCTGTTCGTCACCATCCCGTTCGTGATCCGCGAGGTGGAACCGGTGCTGCACGAGGTGGGCACCGATCAGGAGGAAGCCTCGGCGATGCTCGGCGCCGGCTGGTGGCAGACCTTCTGGAGGATCACGCTGCCGTCGATCCGGTGGGGTCTGACCTACGGCGTGGTGCTGACGGTCGCACGCACGCTCGGTGAGTTCGGGGCAGTGCTGATGGTGTCGTCGAACCTGCCCGGCCAGTCGCAGACCCTCACGCTGCTGGTGCACGACCGCTACGTGCTCGGTAATCCCTATGGCGCCTACACGATCTCGATCGTGCTGATGGCGGTGGCGCTGTCGGTGCTGGTCGCACAGATCCTTTTCGATGCCCAGCGCACCCGCGCCAAGACCGAAGAATGAGCAAGGAGAACCTCAGCCAATGACCGAGAACGCGATTTCGGTAACGGGCGCCAACAAGCGCTACGGGGACTTCATTGCGCTCGACAACGTCGACTTCGTGGTGCCGGACGGGTCGCTGACCGCGCTGCTGGGCCCCAGCGGTTCGGGGAAGTCGACGCTGCTGCGCGCGATCGCCGGCCTCGACCAACCCGACACCGGCTCCATCGTCATCAACGGCCGCGACGTCACCGGGATCCCGCCGCAGAAGCGCGGGATCGGGTTCGTGTTCCAGCATTACGCGGCGTTCAAGCATCTGTCGGTGCGCGACAACGTCGCCTTCGGTTTGAAGATCCGAAAGAAGCCGAAGGCCGAGATCAAGGAGCGGGTCGACAACCTGCTCGAGGTCGTCGGGTTGGCCGGATTCCAGAACCGCTACCCGAATCAGCTTTCCGGCGGGCAACGGCAGCGGATGGCGCTGGCGCGCGCGCTGGCGGTCGACCCGGAGGTGCTGCTGCTCGACGAACCGTTCGGGGCGTTGGACGCCAAGGTGCGCGACGATCTGCGGACCTGGTTGCGGCGCCTGCACGACGAGGTGCACGTCACCACCGTCCTGGTCACCCACGATCAGGCCGAGGCGCTCGACGTCGCCGACCGGATCGCGGTGCTCAACAAGGGCCGGATCGAGCAGGTTGGTTCGCCGACCGAGGTCTATGACCAACCCGCCAACGCCTTCGTGATGTCCTTCCTGGGTACCGTCTCGGCGCTGAACGGAATCCTGGTGCGCCCGCACGACATTCGGGTGGGACGCAATCCGGACATGGCCGTCGCGGTCACCGATGAGGCCGCCGAGGCGGCCGGGGTCACCCGGGCCACCATCGACCGGGTCGTGGTGCTGGGCTTCGAGGTGCGCGTGGAGTTGACCAGTGCCGTCAACGGCGCGCCGTTCACCGCGCAGATCACCCGCGGCGACGCCGAGGCGTTGAGCCTCAAGGCCGGTGACACGGTCTACGTCCGCGCGACACGGGTGCCCCCGATCGCGGACGCCTCCCAGATAGCGCCCGTCAACGCCAGCGCGCTCCGTTAGGCTCCGACCCCCTTAGCGACCTCCCCTTTAGCGCGAGCGTGCGAGTCCCCGGCCGACACGCCGGCGTTTTCCCGTAGTTTGTGCACGCTCGCGAGGTGTTGGGGTGTCGAGTGCCTGGCGTCGAGGGCCGCGCGCAGGCCGCTATCCGCGGAGTCCGATCGCGTCATCGGCGCCGACGGCAGGCCGCGGAGTGCCTGGTCGAGACCACTGAGATTGCACTGACGGCGCCGACATTGCACTAGTGGCCCTGAGCTTGTCCTGGCGGCGGACATTCGGCCGAAATACCGCCGTGGATTCAATGTCAACGCCAAGAATGCAATCTCGAACGAGGAGCCCTCGGGCTGGTGCCGCCATCGCGAGCGGTTGCGGACACCCGCGAGAAGCGGGCGCCTACGCGCTGATGACGACGCGCTGATCCAGCGCGGCGTCATAACGATCCAGCACGGTCGCGGCCACCAGGTTGTGCGAGCCCAGCGGTTCGGAGACGGTGATCCCCTGCGCGCCGGCAAAATCCAAGATCCGATCGGTGATCCGGCCGTGCGCCAGGAACCACGGCGCGATCACGATGCGACGGGCCCCGGCGGTCCGCAGCCGCAGGGCGGTCTCGGCCAGGTCGGGCTGCGGACCGGTCGCGAACGCAATTCGTGCTCCGGCCCAACGGGTTCCGACGCGCAGCAGTTTCGCCACCGTGGCCGACCGCGCGTTGGACAGCTCGTTGGACGACCCCACCGCCACCACCATGACGCCGATGTCGGTGTCGTCACCGGAGACGCCGGCCTCGCTGAGGCGTTGCCGCAGCACGGTCAACAGCGCCGAATCCTCACCGAGCACCGGGGCTTGGCGAACCTGGGCGCCGGAGGCCGCGATCATCTCGGGAATGTCCACCCGGGCGTGGTAGGCGTCGGCCAGCAGCAGTGGCGACACCACCGCCGGGGTCTGCAGCTCGACGAGCACATCCTGCAGATTCGGCGCGTTCTGCTCGCAAAACGC from Mycolicibacterium sp. MU0053 includes:
- a CDS encoding sirohydrochlorin chelatase, with translation MNYAPLAVAPSHAGAAPTLVLTAHGSADPRSPAVTHAVAGRIRRLRPELDVRVAFCEQNAPNLQDVLVELQTPAVVSPLLLADAYHARVDIPEMIAASGAQVRQAPVLGEDSALLTVLRQRLSEAGVSGDDTDIGVMVVAVGSSNELSNARSATVAKLLRVGTRWAGARIAFATGPQPDLAETALRLRTAGARRIVIAPWFLAHGRITDRILDFAGAQGITVSEPLGSHNLVAATVLDRYDAALDQRVVISA
- the cysT gene encoding sulfate ABC transporter permease subunit CysT; this translates as MTTVVDPDPAAGRPEPTPDGSARRRRGLRFPSRQDSTNVQLGVAVLWLSLIVLLPLAAILWTSAQGGWEAFWSAVTTPSALASFRVTLTISVVVTLVNAVFGLLIAWVLVRDEFPFKRAVDAIIDLPFALPTIVASLVLLSLYGPGSPAGIHIQHTGWGVGLALAFVTLPFVVRAVQPVLLEVDREVEEAAASLGANNLTIFIRVILPALAPALLSGAGLAFSRAIGEFGSIVLIGGAIPGKTEVSSQWIRTLIENDDPVGAAAISIVLLVISFGVLFALRYLGARAARREEAR
- a CDS encoding sulfate ABC transporter substrate-binding protein; the protein is MRNVIKSTKRWSAFTALALTTTVVAACGGGASDVAGEGPTPDADTTLTLVAFAVPEPGWSKVGPAFAATPEGEGVAVTASYGASGDQSRGVESGKPADIVNFSVEPDITRLVKAGLVDENWDSSAHQGLPFGSVVTFAVREGNPKNIRDWDDLLRPDVEVITPSPLSSGAAKWNLLAPYAAKSNGGQDHEAGIAFVEELVTEHVKLRPGSGREATDVFRQGTGDVLLAYENEALNFDLEHVNPPQTFKIENPVAVVNTSKHPEKATQFVNFQFTPQAQRLWAEAGFRPVDPAVTEEFAAKFPAPEKLWTIRDLGGWAEVDAKLFDKDNGTITQIYKKATG
- the cysW gene encoding sulfate ABC transporter permease subunit CysW, whose translation is MILSGSTRLTLRLIASFYIFALLVVPLGAILWRAFAPGIGEFWASITTPAAQSALQLSLLVVAIVVPLNVIFGVPTAIVLARKRFRGKSALQAVIDLPFAVSPVVIGVALIVLWGSAGLFGFVENGWGLKIIFGFPGIVLASLFVTIPFVIREVEPVLHEVGTDQEEASAMLGAGWWQTFWRITLPSIRWGLTYGVVLTVARTLGEFGAVLMVSSNLPGQSQTLTLLVHDRYVLGNPYGAYTISIVLMAVALSVLVAQILFDAQRTRAKTEE
- a CDS encoding sulfate/molybdate ABC transporter ATP-binding protein, producing the protein MTENAISVTGANKRYGDFIALDNVDFVVPDGSLTALLGPSGSGKSTLLRAIAGLDQPDTGSIVINGRDVTGIPPQKRGIGFVFQHYAAFKHLSVRDNVAFGLKIRKKPKAEIKERVDNLLEVVGLAGFQNRYPNQLSGGQRQRMALARALAVDPEVLLLDEPFGALDAKVRDDLRTWLRRLHDEVHVTTVLVTHDQAEALDVADRIAVLNKGRIEQVGSPTEVYDQPANAFVMSFLGTVSALNGILVRPHDIRVGRNPDMAVAVTDEAAEAAGVTRATIDRVVVLGFEVRVELTSAVNGAPFTAQITRGDAEALSLKAGDTVYVRATRVPPIADASQIAPVNASALR